CACCAGCGCCGCGGTTTCCACCGGTCGACCGGCCACCATGTCGCGCGCCGCGGCGGCCGCCAGTCCTACCTGCTCCTCCGTGCCCAGCAGGATCACGTCCGACAGGGCGGCCTCGACCGCATCGCGGATGCGGCGGCGACGCTCGGCGGCGGCGGAGGTGGGGTCGTCGGCTTCGCCGGCATCGCCCGGCTGCATCGAACGCAGGTCGCGCAGGTGGGCGGGGCTCACTACCAGTTCGCCGGTGAACGAGCCGCCCAGCGTCTTGTAGGCGGCGATCAGGGTCTTCAGGCGCTCGTTGATCTGGCGGTTCTCGCGCTCGCGACGCCGCTGCAGGGTCTGCATGAACACCAGGCGGATGCCGACCGCGACCAGCGACACCGCCACCAGGCTGCCCAGGGTCGTGAGCAGGGCGGACCATGAGCTGAGATCAAGCAGACTGCGCATGCACGCGAACCCCGGGCGGAAAGCCCAACCTTAGCGCCGGCCGCGCGCGCATGGTGCCCTTCAGCGTTCGGAATGGCCGCTCTGGTCGTACTCGCGCGGGGCCAGCAGGTCCGGGCGGATCAGGGCGATGAAGGCGCGCGCCTGTGGCGACAGCACCCGGCCCTTGCGCACGACCACGCCGTAGCTGCGCGACGGGAAGAACGCCGCCAGCGAACGCGAACCCAGGCGGGCGTCGTCGCCCTCGCCCAGGCAGATCGAGGGCACGATCGAGACTCCCAGGCCCATGGCCACGTACTGCTTGATCACGTCCCAGCCGCTGACCTCCAGCCCGACCGTGTACGGGATCCGGTTCTGCTGCAGCACCAGGTCGACCAGGCGCCAGGTGATCTGGCGCTGCGGCGGCAGGATCAGCGGGTATCCGGACAGGTCCGACAGCTCCAGCCGCGACTTGCGCAGCAGCGGATGCCCGGGCGGCGCCACCAGCCGCTGCTCGAAGCGGTGGGCGGCCTCGTAACTGAGGTCGGCCGGCACGTCGAGCATGGTCCCGACCACCAGGTCCACCTTGTCCTCGCGCAGCAGATCGGCGCCCTCGCCGGTGACCACGTTGCTGAGCACCAGGTGCACTTCCGGGTGCTGTTGGCGGAAGGCGGCGACGATCTTCGGCAGCAGGTAGAGGATGGTCGAGCTGTTGGCGGCG
This genomic interval from Pseudoxanthomonas suwonensis 11-1 contains the following:
- a CDS encoding LysR family transcriptional regulator: MYPINLPYIAGDGRVSPPASPRFSYKSDRLKPLRAFCQTVRLGSVSRAAEALFVSQPAITLQLQALERDLGTPLLERSGRRLLPTREGELLYEMALPLVEQLDGLENAFRERVRGLDAGELRIAANSSTILYLLPKIVAAFRQQHPEVHLVLSNVVTGEGADLLREDKVDLVVGTMLDVPADLSYEAAHRFEQRLVAPPGHPLLRKSRLELSDLSGYPLILPPQRQITWRLVDLVLQQNRIPYTVGLEVSGWDVIKQYVAMGLGVSIVPSICLGEGDDARLGSRSLAAFFPSRSYGVVVRKGRVLSPQARAFIALIRPDLLAPREYDQSGHSER